The Arabidopsis thaliana chromosome 5, partial sequence genomic interval AGAGGGATTTGAGGTTTTTGCAATGGCGCAAATCTAAGGCTTTCTAATTTAGGGAGGAGATTGATGCTTTCATGAATTGTGCTGAAACCGTTTCCGCCAAGATCCAATATGTTTACTGACGGAAGCCCACATATCTCTTTTGGTATATCCACCAAGCATGCGTCAGAAAGGCATAAAGATACATGAGgttgttgttttggatttggcAGTCCTGAAACGAGACGATAGCACATATAGCAGTTCCAACAGTTCCAAGAAGCCCACATTCCCTCCAATGTCGAGGGTGAATCATTCCATTACACACAAACGCCAAACCCAAATACCCTCGTTTCAATTCCCAGACAGTCAAAATGAAACTCAAacacacataaacaaaaaaaaacaaaaaaacaaagaggcCATTCTTACCTGGCACGACGGCTAGAGAGCTAAAAGTTGATAGTCAAGCTACACATCAAACGAAATCAGCAGCACTCAACAAAATGAGTGGGGTTAAAACAATCATCATGCACGAACAAATAACCATTTCAGATTATTAACGTGAgagaaaattatgaaaaagatTTTCTTCGTACAACTGAAAAGGAGTCTTACAGAGAGCTTAAATACTAGAGTCATACATACAAGGgccaaaaactattttaaaccAGAAACAGCCAAGTAAGgtctaaaacaaaagattaacTTTCTGCTCTTAAACTTGACAGGGCTCCCACTCAGAAATTCTTAACCGTGTGCATGATCACTGAATTTATATTTCCTTCTTGGAGTTCCACTTGCATCCTAGTTTGATTATCATCTCTTCCTgatctctgcttcttctttggcCGTCCATTAtccattcttgtttttttctttttatttactctTCCATCAACCCCTTCTGTAGTTTCTTGAAAGTTCTTTTCAACAGGCATAACGTACTTTCCTTTCGTTTTCTTTACCCTTCCATCAACCCCTTCTGAAGTTTCTTGAAAGCTCTTTCCAATAAGCATATCGTACTTTGTTTCAAGAGCactatttttgtctttatccTTAGCATACACCAAACTTAAACCACACTTCAACACCTTGTATTTTCCATTCTCACTTGTACCTCCTGTCACAGTAAATTTAAGAGAGGCTTCGGTAGGATTGCATTCATCTGAGTTACCTTCTTCATGACATTTTATAGTATGTGGGCAACTGGTGTATCCAATGAAGACATGGTCTAGCTCAATCTTATCTTTCCCGCCTCCATGTCTGGTCCAACTTCCTACTGGACAAGTATATGCGACCCAAGACTTGTCTTCATCTTTTACTTTAAAGGTGCAGGTCACTGACAAGCGGCTGACTTGATCTTGGGGGTCAAGACATGAGACTACAGCACATAGAGCAATCCCGGCAAGCTTCTTGTCATGCCAATGTGGGAGGAGTTTTACTTCTAACTCAGATCCAACTGTTTCATGACAAAACCAAGAAGGCACTTCACATCCAGGAAAGCAAGTGCTGAACAAAGATTCTGAAACAAGACCCTGCAAAGTTCAAATAagtaaaatcttaaaattgcAGAGTTTCTTTGAAATGCAAAAATCTGAGAGAGGGATACAGAGAGAGAGGCAAAGCGATAGATATAGGTATAGAGAGATACCCCATTGTAGCGTTTCCGAGCATATGATAACAGCTGGCATTTCCTTTGAGCATACGATGTGATTTCCTCCTTTGCAGCTTGTTCCAGGTTCTCACAGTTGGTGAAAATGAATGTGGAATGATTCTGTTCAGTTGGCATGATACGGGCCAAAGGCTTTGAAACTGTCTTCAGCGAACTACAGCCGTGTGCATCTAAGCACTGAAGATTTGGTGGAAACTCTGGAACTGATGTAAGACTCGTACAATACTTCAGGTCCAGCCATTTAAGTTGAGAAAGCTGACTGATTCCAACAGGAAGGCAGCTGATCTTAGCATTTCTGCTTAAGCACAAATACTGCACTGAGGGTAATTGTGGCATCACTTCAATGGCTGTCCCATCCAAAagtaaaatgtttaaaaagcTAATGTCGATTTCTGGGAAAATCTTGAGATTTAAACAATCAGAGAGTATCAGTTCTTGAAGAGCTTTCAGCTCACCAACACGGCCTGGAATTTCCTCTAGCATTTTGCAGTCTTTCATATTCAATACAACAAGTCTCTGAAGCTTCTCCATGTTCATAGGAAGCTGACTTATTGCTGTGCCATCTAAGTATAGAGTTTCTATATTATCTGAAATCAACGGAAATTCCTTAAAAGTTGAGCAGCCGCTGAGAGTAAGTGTTTTcagagaaatcaaattcatCTCTGGAAGAGATTCGAGACTTGTACACCCCTTCAGATTCAAGAAAGCAagcattttcatttttttcatatcatgTGGAAACGCTTTCAGTGTTGTGCAACCTTCAAGGTTCAACCTTTGAAGCTTTTCAGCTTTTGATAACCCTGACAAGCTGCACAACTTACTTGAGTGATTGAGATCGACCCACCTTAAGCATGGTGTGTCCtattacagaaaaagaagaaaacaaagtttagCCACCAGTCAAACAAACCTATCCAGGTAAATTAACCATTCACAAAAGCAATCAACAGATTATTCAGAGACACACCTTGTCACCCTCCCAAAGTTGTTCCATTTCACTGTAGGGCAGCTTAAGGTCGACAAGATTAATTGGGTTGAAATCGTTTGGAAGTGTCTCCAATGGGAATTTCAGCCAGTGGAGGCATCGAACTTCTTTCAATGGTAGCTTAAGTTTATCAGGGatgttgattttattgttggttttacATTCCTGTGGACAATGGGAATTGTAGAACTTGAGATACCGGAGATTTCCCATATTTATGAAGTGGTCGCGGTCTAAGCTCGTTTCGTCTTCCACTTCAGACAAGTCTAGGAAAATACCTCTAACATTGGCAGCTTTCTAAGCACCAATAACAAACACGATCagtgaagagaaaaaaatgtaagttCTTACCAATAAAACTCTAGAGGAACTTCTGGTCTCACCATTTTATTTTGCAATACATTGATTATGCCTCCCTTGATTATGTGTTGATGGAGCCACAGCCTCCGTTGTCTGCTACCATCCTGATTAGATGCCTTCAGATCAACTTCCcttgaaaatttatataatagaTCATGCATCTCCACTCGGCCATCACAAGTATTAATCAGGAACTTATCCGTGAGAGATTTGACTGCACTCATTGCTTCAGCCGAACCAAGGTCAGATGAAGCCAGTAGACTTTCTACATAATCCTTGTCCTGTGATCTGAAACAGGCTATGTCGAGAAATGCATCTTTCTGCGCTGTAGTCAATTCATCATAACTCACTTGGAAGACACTGACAATATTAGGGCTGGGGCTCTGTGcaagtttcttcattttcgaATTCCAATGATCCATACTTTTCTTATTAAGCTCTCCACCCAATACTTTGAGGGCTAGTGGATGGCCTCTGGCGTAATGTACAAACCCTTCTGACAGCTTCatgaaatctttcttttgaGGATTGGCTTGATCATCAATAAAGGCATGATAGTGAAATAGTTGTAAGCTATCTCTGTGGTTCAAATTTTGAACCATGTAAGTATCATCAACCAAACCATTTGTTAAGGACATGTCGCTTGTTGCAATGACAACCCTGCTTCCCTCCTTACCCTCCTTAATCCAGTCTAGTATCTCACGAAGAGCATCTATTTGTTCCCTTTTACTAACATCATCAAGTACAACAAGCACTTTGCGTTCATGCAGTTGACTGTATGGATCTTTGAGATTGTCTACGTGAGGATGGTTTAACTTGGACAACTCGCCTAAGAGCATTTGAGGCAAGCGATCCAACTCCAAGTGCTTGGACTTTACACGGATTTGATCGATTAGCGCATGCCTCGAAAACTTGCCCTGCCACGTCTTATATAGCTCTTTCAGGAGTGTGGTTTTACCAATTCCGGGCATCCCAACAACTCCAATGATACGAGTTCCCTTGTATTTATCACGATCCAACTTCTCTTCCAAATCTTTTAACCGTTGTTCGTTTCCAAAAGTCTCATGCTTTTTGTCTCCTGAGGAAGTTCCAGCGTTGCTATTACCTAAAGCACCCACGACGGCGTTGTGACTTCCCTCCGGTGGTATTCCGGTCAACGCTGTCTTCACCGCCTTCACAATTTCATTGACTTTCTCACTCTCCACACTGCAATTTCAAGGCTAATGAGATCATGACCTCCCTAAGTTCCATAAAAGGTTCTAGAAGTATTCATAGATCTGTCTACAATTGTAATCTAATCACTACTGTGTCTAGGTTTGTAACTGagtcaaaaaaaataaaaaaaaatggtaccTTTTCT includes:
- the RPS4 gene encoding Disease resistance protein (TIR-NBS-LRR class) family (RESISTANT TO P. SYRINGAE 4 (RPS4); CONTAINS InterPro DOMAIN/s: NB-ARC (InterPro:IPR002182), Toll-Interleukin receptor (InterPro:IPR000157), Disease resistance protein (InterPro:IPR000767); BEST Arabidopsis thaliana protein match is: Disease resistance protein (TIR-NBS-LRR class) family (TAIR:AT5G45060.1); Has 21522 Blast hits to 16345 proteins in 586 species: Archae - 12; Bacteria - 1045; Metazoa - 1640; Fungi - 92; Plants - 18158; Viruses - 0; Other Eukaryotes - 575 (source: NCBI BLink).), yielding METSSISTVEDKPPQHQVFINFRGADLRRRFVSHLVTALKLNNINVFIDDYEDRGQPLDVLLKRIEESKIVLAIFSGNYTESVWCVRELEKIKDCTDEGTLVAIPIFYKLEPSTVRDLKGKFGDRFRSMAKGDERKKKWKEAFNLIPNIMGIIIDKKSVESEKVNEIVKAVKTALTGIPPEGSHNAVVGALGNSNAGTSSGDKKHETFGNEQRLKDLEEKLDRDKYKGTRIIGVVGMPGIGKTTLLKELYKTWQGKFSRHALIDQIRVKSKHLELDRLPQMLLGELSKLNHPHVDNLKDPYSQLHERKVLVVLDDVSKREQIDALREILDWIKEGKEGSRVVIATSDMSLTNGLVDDTYMVQNLNHRDSLQLFHYHAFIDDQANPQKKDFMKLSEGFVHYARGHPLALKVLGGELNKKSMDHWNSKMKKLAQSPSPNIVSVFQVSYDELTTAQKDAFLDIACFRSQDKDYVESLLASSDLGSAEAMSAVKSLTDKFLINTCDGRVEMHDLLYKFSREVDLKASNQDGSRQRRLWLHQHIIKGGIINVLQNKMKAANVRGIFLDLSEVEDETSLDRDHFINMGNLRYLKFYNSHCPQECKTNNKINIPDKLKLPLKEVRCLHWLKFPLETLPNDFNPINLVDLKLPYSEMEQLWEGDKDTPCLRWVDLNHSSKLCSLSGLSKAEKLQRLNLEGCTTLKAFPHDMKKMKMLAFLNLKGCTSLESLPEMNLISLKTLTLSGCSTFKEFPLISDNIETLYLDGTAISQLPMNMEKLQRLVVLNMKDCKMLEEIPGRVGELKALQELILSDCLNLKIFPEIDISFLNILLLDGTAIEVMPQLPSVQYLCLSRNAKISCLPVGISQLSQLKWLDLKYCTSLTSVPEFPPNLQCLDAHGCSSLKTVSKPLARIMPTEQNHSTFIFTNCENLEQAAKEEITSYAQRKCQLLSYARKRYNGGLVSESLFSTCFPGCEVPSWFCHETVGSELEVKLLPHWHDKKLAGIALCAVVSCLDPQDQVSRLSVTCTFKVKDEDKSWVAYTCPVGSWTRHGGGKDKIELDHVFIGYTSCPHTIKCHEEGNSDECNPTEASLKFTVTGGTSENGKYKVLKCGLSLVYAKDKDKNSALETKYDMLIGKSFQETSEGVDGRVKKTKGKYVMPVEKNFQETTEGVDGRVNKKKKTRMDNGRPKKKQRSGRDDNQTRMQVELQEGNINSVIMHTVKNF